A portion of the Calothrix sp. 336/3 genome contains these proteins:
- a CDS encoding PAS domain S-box protein, with protein MGMNQVTVNEIDYKSLQRELEELRCLVKEQKEYILELQRLIDNVPGMIYQFCLYPDGKITFPYVSIGCREIYELEPEEITQKPELLFSNIYPEDLPQLQQRISISAQALENWESEWRVTTPGGKKKWLRGVSRPRLQVDGRILWDGCLIDITETKEIDNTLRQLNEELEAEVEKRTQDLRQSEARLEKLADNVPGMFYEFRLEPDNTTYFPYVSSGCRGIYEIAPEQLQENPHATYLLIHSDDVSGVQAAMLNSAQNLEKWEYEWRIITPSGREKWLQGLSQPQLQPDGAIVWFGCVIDITIRKQAEIALKKSEAQLQAILDNAPVAIYLKDVEGKYLIASQKIATTLGGKNLIGKTDYDIFPSETAKKIWGNDLEVIKNLTPIQTEEVMNLPDGEHTYVSIKFPLLDAAGEVYAVGGISTEITELKRAETALKESEARLRTVVSSAPIILYALDSQGVFVISEGQGLSALGLQPGELIGQSVYEVYQDFPEVLANITRSLAGEELTTVVEVAGFYFETRSVPIRDNKDNTIGTIGVSVDVTERKRAEELLQKQTQELENTLRELQLTQSQLIQSEKMSSLGQMVAGVAHEINNPVNFIHGNLTPACDYVNDLLNLVVLYQEYYPQPVSEIQEEIEAIDLDFLQDDLPKLLNSMSVGTTRIREIVRSLRNFSRLDESEYKQVDIHEGIDSTLMILHNRLKAKSELPEIQVVKNYTSLPLVECYPGQLNQVFMNLLTNAIDALDEAVQKQLVTSPQIYIYTELVYPDWIGIRIADNGLGIPPGIISKLFDPFFTTKEVGKGTGLGLSISYQIVVEHHGGKLTCNSIPGEGTEFFIAIPMKQI; from the coding sequence ATGGGTATGAATCAAGTTACGGTAAATGAAATTGACTATAAATCCCTGCAAAGAGAATTAGAAGAGTTACGTTGCTTAGTTAAAGAACAAAAAGAATATATATTAGAACTTCAGAGACTGATAGATAATGTCCCTGGGATGATTTATCAGTTTTGTCTATATCCTGATGGAAAAATCACTTTCCCTTATGTCTCTATTGGGTGTCGAGAAATTTACGAACTGGAACCAGAAGAGATTACCCAGAAACCAGAACTATTATTTTCAAATATATACCCAGAGGATTTGCCTCAATTACAGCAACGGATTTCTATTTCTGCTCAAGCTTTGGAAAACTGGGAGTCGGAATGGAGGGTGACTACTCCTGGGGGAAAAAAGAAGTGGTTGAGGGGAGTTTCTCGTCCTCGCTTACAAGTAGATGGTAGGATTCTTTGGGATGGATGTTTGATTGACATTACTGAAACTAAGGAAATTGATAATACTTTACGGCAACTGAATGAAGAATTAGAAGCAGAGGTGGAAAAACGTACTCAAGATTTACGTCAGAGTGAGGCGAGGTTAGAAAAACTAGCAGATAATGTACCGGGGATGTTTTATGAGTTTCGTCTCGAACCTGATAACACCACCTATTTCCCTTACGTTTCCTCTGGATGTCGAGGAATTTATGAAATTGCTCCAGAGCAGTTGCAAGAAAATCCCCATGCAACCTACCTATTGATTCATTCAGATGATGTATCGGGTGTACAAGCAGCCATGCTGAATTCCGCGCAGAATCTGGAAAAATGGGAGTATGAGTGGCGAATTATAACACCTTCTGGTAGGGAAAAATGGCTCCAAGGTTTGTCCCAACCCCAACTACAACCCGATGGTGCGATTGTGTGGTTTGGTTGTGTAATTGATATTACTATCCGTAAGCAAGCAGAAATTGCACTGAAAAAAAGTGAAGCACAACTACAAGCGATTTTAGATAATGCTCCAGTGGCAATTTACTTGAAAGATGTGGAGGGGAAATATTTGATTGCCAGTCAGAAGATTGCTACCACCCTGGGGGGTAAGAATTTGATTGGTAAGACTGACTATGATATTTTTCCCTCAGAAACTGCCAAGAAAATTTGGGGTAATGACTTAGAGGTAATAAAAAATCTCACCCCCATACAAACGGAAGAAGTTATGAACTTACCGGATGGGGAGCATACCTATGTGTCAATTAAGTTTCCTTTGCTAGATGCTGCTGGTGAGGTGTATGCTGTGGGGGGAATCTCCACAGAGATTACGGAACTTAAACGTGCGGAAACTGCATTAAAAGAGAGTGAAGCCAGATTGAGAACTGTTGTTAGTTCTGCGCCAATTATTTTGTATGCTTTAGATAGTCAGGGCGTGTTTGTAATTTCCGAAGGTCAAGGTTTAAGTGCTTTGGGGTTGCAACCAGGGGAATTAATTGGTCAATCTGTATATGAAGTTTACCAAGATTTTCCAGAAGTTTTAGCAAATATTACTAGGTCATTGGCGGGTGAGGAACTGACAACTGTAGTGGAAGTAGCTGGATTTTATTTCGAGACTCGCTCGGTTCCTATACGGGATAACAAGGATAATACTATTGGCACTATTGGGGTGTCTGTAGATGTAACTGAACGCAAACGCGCGGAAGAACTTTTACAAAAACAAACCCAGGAATTGGAAAATACTCTGCGAGAATTGCAACTTACCCAGTCACAGCTAATTCAGAGTGAAAAAATGTCTTCCCTAGGACAAATGGTGGCAGGTGTTGCCCATGAAATCAATAATCCTGTGAATTTTATTCATGGAAATTTGACTCCTGCCTGCGATTATGTCAATGATTTATTGAATCTTGTGGTTCTATATCAAGAGTATTATCCTCAACCGGTGTCGGAAATCCAAGAGGAAATAGAAGCAATTGACTTAGATTTTCTCCAGGATGACTTACCCAAGTTGCTCAATTCCATGAGTGTGGGGACAACGAGAATTCGGGAAATTGTGCGATCGCTGCGGAATTTCTCCCGTCTGGATGAGTCAGAATATAAGCAAGTGGATATTCACGAAGGTATTGATAGTACTTTGATGATTCTCCACAATCGCTTGAAAGCTAAGTCGGAATTGCCAGAAATTCAGGTAGTGAAAAACTATACTTCTTTACCCCTGGTAGAATGTTATCCTGGTCAACTGAATCAGGTATTCATGAATTTATTAACTAATGCGATTGATGCTCTAGATGAAGCTGTCCAAAAACAGTTGGTGACATCTCCTCAAATTTATATCTATACAGAATTAGTTTACCCTGACTGGATTGGAATTAGGATTGCCGATAATGGTCTGGGAATTCCCCCAGGAATTATCTCAAAATTATTTGACCCTTTCTTTACGACAAAAGAGGTGGGTAAGGGTACAGGTTTGGGTTTATCGATTAGCTATCAAATTGTGGTTGAGCATCATGGTGGTAAACTTACCTGCAATTCCATACCAGGGGAAGGGACAGAATTTTTCATTGCTATTCCCATGAAACAAATTTGA
- a CDS encoding DUF58 domain-containing protein, whose translation MLPSQRTYLLLLGGIAIAIISAILLNISTSILITLGFDTILLLLTFLDRFLVRQHRVTISRDISPRLSIGRDNPVVLSVKSGKTQAILQIRDFYPSEINVSSPLLRAKLEPDTTSELTYTVNPNQRGEYTWGNIQVRQLGALGLAWHNWQISQTEKVKVYPDLVGLRSLSIRLTLQSSGAMRQIRQMGIGTEFAELRNYRTGDDLRLIDWKATARRIGSYGNASPLVRVLEPEQEQTLLILLDRGRLMTARVQGLQRFDWGLNATLSLALAGLHRGDRVGIGVFDRQVHTWIPPERGQGHLNHLIDRLTPIQPVLLESDYLGAVTHVVQQQTRRALVVVITDIVDTTASSELLAALTRLAPRYLPFCVTLRDRQVDTIAENFTTDVNTAYTRAVALDLLAQRQVAFAQLQQKGVLVLDAPANQITDQLIDRYLQLKARNQL comes from the coding sequence ATGCTTCCTTCTCAACGTACTTATTTATTACTCCTTGGTGGCATCGCGATCGCCATTATCAGTGCAATCTTACTCAATATTTCCACTAGTATTCTAATCACCCTCGGTTTCGATACCATCTTATTATTATTAACTTTCCTAGATAGGTTCCTCGTCCGTCAACACCGCGTCACAATTTCCCGTGATATCTCCCCCCGTTTATCCATTGGTAGAGATAACCCCGTAGTCTTATCCGTAAAATCAGGGAAAACCCAAGCAATCCTGCAAATTAGAGATTTTTACCCCAGCGAAATCAACGTATCCTCCCCACTGCTGCGAGCTAAATTAGAACCAGATACCACCTCAGAATTAACCTACACCGTCAACCCCAACCAACGGGGTGAATACACCTGGGGGAACATTCAGGTGCGACAACTCGGAGCTTTAGGTTTAGCTTGGCATAATTGGCAGATTTCCCAAACCGAGAAAGTCAAAGTTTATCCCGATTTAGTAGGATTGCGATCGCTATCCATTCGTCTGACTCTGCAATCCTCCGGAGCAATGCGGCAAATTCGGCAAATGGGTATCGGTACAGAATTCGCAGAATTAAGAAATTACCGCACAGGTGACGATTTACGCTTAATCGATTGGAAAGCAACTGCTCGCAGAATTGGTTCCTATGGCAACGCTTCCCCCCTAGTCAGAGTTCTAGAACCAGAACAGGAACAAACCCTATTAATTTTACTCGACAGAGGACGGTTAATGACCGCCAGAGTTCAGGGTTTACAACGTTTTGACTGGGGTTTAAATGCCACCCTATCCCTAGCTTTAGCTGGTTTACACCGAGGCGATCGCGTGGGAATTGGTGTATTTGACCGCCAAGTACATACGTGGATTCCCCCAGAAAGAGGACAGGGACATCTGAATCACCTGATTGATCGCCTCACACCCATTCAACCCGTACTCCTAGAATCTGACTACCTAGGAGCCGTCACCCATGTGGTACAACAGCAAACCCGACGGGCGTTAGTTGTAGTCATCACTGATATCGTTGATACCACCGCCTCCTCCGAACTTCTAGCCGCCCTCACCCGACTCGCTCCCCGTTATTTACCCTTTTGCGTCACCCTGCGCGATCGCCAAGTCGATACTATCGCCGAAAATTTTACCACTGATGTCAATACCGCCTATACCCGCGCCGTTGCCCTAGACTTACTCGCACAACGTCAAGTAGCCTTTGCCCAACTACAACAAAAAGGTGTATTAGTTCTCGATGCACCAGCAAATCAAATAACAGACCAGTTAATAGATAGATACTTGCAGCTGAAAGCTCGGAATCAATTGTAA
- the rsmA gene encoding 16S rRNA (adenine(1518)-N(6)/adenine(1519)-N(6))-dimethyltransferase RsmA has protein sequence MANSENFDDRGFGEVKPRRVFAQHWLRSEAALSAIINAGELSSQDKILEIGPGTGILTQRLLPLVKSLVAVEIDRNLCKLLVQKYREKKNFILLQGDFLELDLAGILAAYPEFQQPEKVMANIPYNITGPIIEKLLGTIAQPNPQPFTSIVLLIQKEVAERLVAKPSSRAFGALTVRVQYLAECEYVCTVPAKAFYPPPKVDSAVVKLTPRATYPPANNPKKLETIVKLGFSSKRKMLRNNLQSVMERDNLNQLLEKIALNSQVRAEDLSIAQWVELCNHLFD, from the coding sequence ATGGCAAATTCTGAAAATTTTGATGATAGGGGATTTGGGGAAGTAAAGCCGCGCAGGGTCTTTGCCCAGCATTGGCTACGTAGTGAAGCAGCTTTGAGCGCAATTATCAACGCAGGAGAGTTAAGTAGTCAGGACAAGATTTTGGAAATTGGTCCAGGTACAGGTATTCTGACTCAGCGTTTATTACCCCTGGTTAAGTCCTTGGTTGCGGTAGAAATTGACCGAAATTTATGTAAATTATTGGTGCAGAAGTATCGAGAGAAAAAAAATTTTATCCTGCTACAAGGAGATTTTTTGGAGTTAGATTTAGCTGGAATATTAGCAGCATATCCAGAGTTTCAACAACCGGAAAAAGTGATGGCGAATATTCCCTACAATATTACTGGACCAATCATCGAAAAACTTCTCGGAACTATCGCTCAACCCAACCCCCAACCCTTCACATCAATTGTTCTATTAATTCAGAAAGAAGTTGCCGAACGCTTAGTGGCAAAACCCAGTTCTAGAGCTTTTGGAGCCTTAACAGTTAGGGTACAATATCTGGCAGAATGCGAGTATGTTTGTACAGTTCCCGCCAAAGCTTTTTACCCACCACCCAAGGTAGATTCTGCCGTGGTAAAATTAACCCCACGAGCAACTTACCCCCCCGCAAATAATCCCAAAAAATTAGAGACAATTGTTAAGTTAGGGTTTAGTTCTAAACGCAAGATGCTCCGGAATAATCTACAATCTGTGATGGAACGCGACAACTTAAACCAACTTCTGGAAAAAATAGCTCTCAATTCCCAGGTACGAGCAGAAGATTTGAGTATTGCTCAATGGGTTGAGTTATGCAACCATTTATTTGACTAG
- the ispE gene encoding 4-(cytidine 5'-diphospho)-2-C-methyl-D-erythritol kinase, which produces MHSYSLIAPAKINLYLEIIGNRPDGFHELAMILQSIELADIIDLEMRDDKSFLLHCDHTQVPVDGSNLAYKAAELMAGEFPEAFAKYGGLDITISKNIPVAAGLAGGSSNAAAVLVGIDLLWNLGLTQSELGELGARLGSDVPFCILGGTAIATGRGEQLAPLPYLEDIYIVLAKYRSLEVSTAGAYKSYRQEYGHTYLRDTESLAARAAAVHSGEMVKAILQKNPQEIAQKLHNDLEKVILPTYPQVRELRETFSQMGILGTMMSGSGPSVFAICASKTQAEEVKLQMRNRFPNPDLELFVTKMSHRGIHVDGQ; this is translated from the coding sequence ATGCATAGCTACAGTTTAATTGCACCTGCCAAAATCAACCTTTATTTGGAAATTATCGGCAATCGTCCCGATGGATTTCATGAGTTAGCAATGATACTGCAAAGTATTGAGCTAGCAGATATCATAGACCTGGAAATGCGCGATGATAAAAGCTTTTTGCTGCATTGTGACCATACGCAAGTCCCCGTAGATGGAAGTAATTTAGCCTACAAAGCGGCAGAGCTAATGGCAGGAGAATTCCCCGAAGCATTCGCCAAATATGGAGGATTAGATATCACCATTAGCAAGAATATTCCCGTAGCTGCGGGATTAGCAGGGGGTTCGAGTAATGCAGCTGCGGTATTGGTAGGGATAGATTTACTTTGGAATTTAGGATTAACCCAGTCAGAATTAGGGGAATTAGGAGCAAGATTAGGTTCCGATGTTCCCTTCTGTATTTTGGGAGGAACCGCGATCGCCACAGGAAGAGGAGAACAATTAGCTCCCCTACCCTACTTAGAAGACATATATATAGTATTGGCAAAATATCGCAGTCTGGAAGTATCCACCGCCGGAGCATACAAAAGCTATCGTCAGGAATATGGTCATACCTACCTCCGTGATACAGAAAGTTTAGCAGCTAGAGCGGCTGCGGTACATTCCGGGGAAATGGTCAAAGCGATTTTACAAAAAAATCCCCAGGAAATTGCCCAGAAATTACACAACGATTTAGAAAAAGTTATCCTCCCCACCTATCCCCAAGTTCGGGAACTACGGGAAACTTTTTCCCAGATGGGTATATTGGGAACCATGATGTCCGGTTCTGGTCCGAGCGTCTTCGCAATTTGTGCATCGAAAACCCAAGCAGAAGAAGTTAAATTACAAATGAGGAACAGATTCCCCAATCCAGATTTAGAATTATTCGTGACCAAGATGAGCCATCGTGGTATTCATGTAGATGGTCAATAA
- a CDS encoding glycosyltransferase, which translates to MNINYPHPLLLVPSGALQIPDSPATLPGATTPNPLFSLVIPTYNEAANIHKIVRILCQILDESIPGEYELIVVDDNSPDGTWEIAQKLTVEYPQLQVMRREKERGLSSAVIRGWQAARGQILGVIDGDLQHPPHVLLQLLENIQNGADLGVASRHVEGGGVSSWSFIRRFLSRGAQLLGLVILPGVLGRVSDPMSGYFMFRRECVVGQILNPVGYKILLEVIGRGRVKRIAEVGYVFCERKEGESKVSWKQYIEYIHHLLRLRFSTGHLGKLTEKFNFPLDRFVRFGLVGLTGVFVDMVMLYLLSDPSTLGLPLTRSKIIAGEIAVFNNFLWNDAWTFADVSMKQNELRQRLKRFLKFNIICLAGLVINVMVLNLVFNFIVPNRYIANLVAIAVATVWNFWVNLKLSWRVTEVK; encoded by the coding sequence ATGAATATCAATTACCCTCATCCCTTGCTATTAGTACCTTCTGGAGCTTTACAAATCCCTGACTCACCTGCAACCTTGCCAGGTGCGACTACCCCAAACCCTTTATTCTCTTTAGTAATTCCTACCTATAACGAAGCAGCAAATATTCATAAAATCGTGCGAATACTCTGCCAAATCCTGGATGAATCGATTCCTGGGGAGTATGAGCTAATAGTTGTGGATGATAACAGCCCGGATGGTACCTGGGAAATTGCTCAGAAATTGACTGTAGAATACCCGCAATTGCAAGTGATGCGACGGGAAAAGGAGCGTGGTTTATCTTCGGCAGTGATTCGAGGTTGGCAAGCAGCAAGGGGGCAAATTCTAGGGGTAATTGATGGGGATTTACAGCATCCACCCCATGTCCTGTTGCAATTGTTGGAAAATATTCAAAATGGGGCAGATTTGGGGGTTGCGAGTCGTCACGTTGAAGGTGGTGGGGTAAGTAGTTGGAGTTTCATCAGGCGTTTTTTATCTCGTGGTGCCCAATTATTAGGATTAGTTATTTTACCAGGGGTTTTGGGTCGAGTTTCTGACCCGATGAGTGGTTATTTTATGTTTAGACGGGAATGTGTCGTCGGGCAAATTCTCAACCCAGTAGGGTATAAGATTCTCTTGGAGGTGATTGGGCGAGGTAGGGTGAAGAGAATTGCGGAGGTTGGCTATGTTTTTTGTGAGCGCAAAGAGGGTGAGAGTAAAGTTAGTTGGAAGCAGTATATTGAGTATATTCATCATCTGCTGCGTTTAAGATTCTCTACGGGACATTTAGGTAAATTGACAGAGAAATTTAATTTCCCCTTAGATCGGTTTGTGCGGTTTGGTTTGGTGGGTTTAACTGGGGTATTTGTGGATATGGTAATGCTTTATTTGTTAAGCGATCCTAGTACCTTGGGTTTACCTTTGACACGAAGTAAAATTATCGCTGGTGAAATTGCTGTATTTAATAACTTTTTATGGAATGATGCTTGGACATTTGCGGATGTGTCGATGAAACAAAATGAGTTGCGTCAGCGTCTCAAGAGATTTCTCAAGTTTAATATTATTTGTTTGGCGGGTTTAGTGATTAATGTGATGGTATTGAATTTGGTATTTAATTTCATCGTTCCCAACCGTTATATTGCCAATTTGGTAGCGATCGCCGTGGCAACAGTCTGGAATTTCTGGGTAAATCTCAAATTAAGCTGGCGTGTGACTGAGGTAAAATAG
- a CDS encoding DUF3082 domain-containing protein encodes MSQENSPTNPPPLTPARCLLGGLISSGLAFAAYNLMMAIATSFANKPLHSDNHIALKISAAVRTLVVGIATLGTGIFAIVALGLVALGIQILFQGTSKTES; translated from the coding sequence ATGAGTCAGGAAAATTCCCCAACCAATCCACCACCCCTCACACCTGCGCGTTGTCTACTTGGGGGACTAATTTCCAGTGGTTTAGCATTCGCTGCATATAACTTGATGATGGCGATCGCCACCTCCTTTGCTAACAAACCTCTCCACTCAGATAACCATATCGCTCTAAAAATTTCCGCCGCAGTTCGTACCCTAGTTGTCGGAATTGCCACCCTCGGAACTGGAATCTTTGCCATAGTTGCTCTGGGATTAGTTGCGTTAGGAATCCAAATTCTGTTTCAAGGGACATCAAAAACAGAATCTTAA
- a CDS encoding glycosyl transferase: MNTLRQFFPFKSSNILLLILWLVVGTGLRFANLTAKSPWTDEFSTLVFSLGNSFIPVPLDEAISIDTLLQPLQPHIGASIADVLHHLFQESNHPPLYFILTHLWLRLFPTEYGLVSLWGGRSLAVIFGGLSIIAIYGLSYLAFRSPRISHLSAALMAISPYGIFLAQEARHYTLAILWVIASCGCLMVTIRHIYNRSQLSWWLVFTWILVNALGIATHYFFALTLLTEVVVLIIFAWQQISPNNITLPWWRIFVVAMGTGVAGMVWIPVFLQNTYGDKLTDWIQGDRVGLALLSPIFQALAAWITMIILLPVESPNLVIVIISGLIMGIFLIWAIPIFWRGIQEQFRQPENRVMMEMLVQLIGSAIAIFFIFTYFLGIDLTRGARYNFIYYPAVLLILAASLAVAWQKNQPVQWGVPGKVAVCIILFMGFLSAVTVTSNLGYQKYYRPDLFVQLITEKSSVSRIIATTQITHVQIGEMMGVARELKITDGDIVANTQFFLQNLDKNLDTNNKLDNVIRQISQPLDVWLVNLQTSEPEAVQKCILDTQDLPNINGYVYKLYHCGSN; this comes from the coding sequence ATGAATACCTTACGTCAGTTTTTTCCCTTTAAGTCTTCAAATATCCTGCTGCTGATTTTGTGGTTAGTTGTGGGTACGGGTTTACGTTTTGCCAATTTAACAGCTAAATCACCTTGGACTGATGAATTTTCGACTTTGGTGTTTAGTTTAGGCAATAGTTTTATACCTGTTCCTCTGGATGAAGCAATATCTATTGATACTTTACTACAACCTCTACAGCCGCACATAGGAGCAAGTATTGCGGATGTTTTACATCATTTATTTCAGGAGAGTAATCATCCACCCTTATATTTTATCCTTACCCATCTATGGTTGCGTTTGTTCCCCACTGAGTATGGTTTGGTGTCTTTGTGGGGTGGGCGATCGCTGGCTGTTATCTTTGGGGGTTTATCGATAATTGCAATTTATGGTTTAAGTTATTTGGCTTTTCGCTCTCCTCGTATCAGCCATTTATCTGCTGCTTTGATGGCTATATCACCCTATGGAATTTTTCTGGCACAGGAAGCCAGACATTATACTTTAGCTATTTTATGGGTGATTGCTTCCTGCGGTTGTTTAATGGTGACAATTCGTCATATTTATAACCGTTCTCAACTTTCTTGGTGGTTGGTTTTCACTTGGATTTTGGTGAATGCTTTGGGGATTGCCACCCATTATTTTTTTGCTTTGACGCTGTTAACTGAGGTAGTTGTTTTAATTATCTTTGCTTGGCAACAAATCTCACCTAATAATATCACCTTACCGTGGTGGAGAATTTTTGTGGTGGCGATGGGTACTGGGGTTGCGGGTATGGTTTGGATTCCCGTATTTTTACAAAATACCTATGGTGATAAATTAACAGATTGGATTCAGGGCGATCGCGTGGGTTTAGCTTTACTGAGTCCGATATTTCAAGCTTTAGCTGCTTGGATTACAATGATTATTTTATTACCAGTGGAATCGCCTAACCTGGTGATAGTTATTATCTCCGGGTTAATCATGGGGATATTCTTAATTTGGGCAATACCCATTTTTTGGCGAGGTATTCAAGAGCAGTTTCGCCAACCAGAAAACCGTGTGATGATGGAGATGCTGGTGCAACTGATTGGTAGCGCGATCGCCATATTTTTCATCTTTACCTATTTTCTCGGTATTGACCTGACAAGGGGAGCTCGTTACAATTTCATTTACTACCCAGCAGTACTGTTAATCCTAGCAGCCAGTTTAGCAGTAGCTTGGCAAAAAAATCAGCCAGTTCAATGGGGAGTTCCTGGAAAAGTCGCAGTCTGCATAATTTTATTCATGGGTTTCTTGAGTGCAGTGACTGTCACCTCCAATTTAGGCTATCAAAAATACTATCGCCCAGATTTATTTGTGCAATTAATTACTGAAAAATCTTCAGTATCCAGAATAATTGCCACAACTCAAATTACCCATGTACAAATTGGGGAAATGATGGGAGTTGCAAGAGAATTGAAAATCACCGATGGGGATATTGTTGCGAATACGCAATTTTTTCTCCAGAATCTAGATAAAAACTTGGATACGAACAATAAATTAGATAATGTTATCCGGCAGATATCTCAACCTCTTGATGTTTGGCTAGTTAACCTCCAGACTTCCGAACCAGAAGCTGTGCAAAAATGTATTCTGGATACTCAAGATTTACCCAACATCAATGGTTACGTATATAAACTGTATCATTGTGGTTCTAACTAA
- a CDS encoding choice-of-anchor K domain-containing protein translates to MKHLSVLLTTLSTVVVSAISISAISESATAANFSGNSSGIWGNPNPGINQNPQTTGVGTNTFTWGRACLAGDINPCPQNAVFGTPPNKLTFNGSAFNTNIGSQFKIGNLSYFNGTVLEDTSVESVPLNLTVSFADIGITKNFDFRFLLHNTPNVGTPTENADYITVLNQVSEQTFFYQDKEYTLELTGFSEKNGFVNFFSVLEGEDTTASIYGTIKQVIRPKTIPEPGAIAGLSVLGIYLLCRRQNFSRSRGN, encoded by the coding sequence ATGAAACATCTTTCAGTCTTACTTACCACGCTATCCACTGTCGTTGTAAGTGCAATCTCTATCTCTGCTATTTCTGAAAGCGCTACTGCCGCAAATTTTTCGGGTAACTCTAGTGGTATCTGGGGTAATCCGAACCCAGGTATTAATCAAAATCCCCAAACTACAGGTGTGGGAACAAATACATTCACCTGGGGGAGAGCTTGTTTAGCAGGAGATATTAACCCCTGTCCCCAAAATGCAGTATTTGGTACTCCTCCCAATAAGCTGACATTTAATGGTAGTGCATTCAATACGAATATTGGTTCCCAATTCAAGATTGGTAATTTGAGTTACTTCAACGGTACAGTTTTAGAAGATACGAGTGTTGAATCGGTACCATTAAATCTAACTGTATCCTTTGCAGATATTGGCATTACCAAAAATTTCGATTTCCGTTTCCTGCTACACAATACCCCAAATGTGGGCACACCCACAGAAAATGCTGATTACATCACGGTGTTGAATCAGGTGAGTGAGCAAACGTTTTTCTACCAAGATAAGGAATATACCTTAGAACTCACAGGTTTTAGCGAGAAAAATGGTTTTGTCAACTTCTTCAGTGTGTTGGAAGGAGAAGATACCACAGCCTCTATTTATGGCACAATTAAGCAAGTAATTAGACCAAAAACGATTCCAGAACCAGGAGCGATCGCGGGTTTATCCGTATTAGGAATTTACTTGCTGTGTCGTCGCCAAAATTTTTCCCGCAGTCGAGGCAATTAG
- a CDS encoding MoxR family ATPase — protein MSATHPALNRLNQALNRVVVGQSHLVQQLLIALLAGGHVILEGVPGTGKTLLVKVLAQLIQADFSRIQLTPDVLPADITGTNIFDLNSREFTLKKGPVFTEVLLADEINRTPPKTQAALLEAMEEMQVTLDGESLPLPDLFWVIATQNPLEFEGTYPLPEAQLDRFIFKLVVDYPEAAAEKQMLLNRQAGFTAKRADINRIEPVAQVEEILELRQAVRKVQVSEAIIDYLLALVRTSRQFPDLALGASPRAAGAWFSTAQAAAYLAGRDFVTPDDVKAVAAPLLRHRFILKPEAMLDGINIDGVIAGIMNKVPVPR, from the coding sequence ATGAGCGCAACTCATCCCGCATTAAACCGTCTGAATCAAGCACTCAATCGAGTCGTAGTCGGACAATCCCATCTAGTTCAACAACTCTTAATTGCCTTGTTAGCTGGGGGACACGTTATTTTAGAAGGAGTACCCGGAACAGGCAAAACCCTATTAGTCAAAGTCCTAGCACAGTTAATCCAAGCAGACTTTAGTCGGATTCAACTCACACCCGATGTCTTACCTGCGGATATCACCGGAACCAACATTTTTGATTTAAATAGTCGTGAATTTACCCTCAAAAAAGGTCCCGTTTTCACCGAAGTACTCCTCGCAGACGAAATTAACCGCACCCCTCCCAAAACCCAAGCTGCATTACTCGAAGCAATGGAAGAGATGCAGGTGACACTGGATGGTGAAAGTTTACCCCTACCAGATTTATTCTGGGTAATTGCCACCCAAAACCCCCTAGAATTTGAAGGAACCTATCCCCTACCAGAAGCACAATTAGATAGATTTATCTTCAAATTGGTAGTAGACTATCCAGAGGCAGCAGCCGAAAAACAAATGCTTCTGAATCGTCAGGCAGGATTTACAGCCAAACGTGCAGATATTAACCGCATTGAACCTGTTGCTCAGGTAGAAGAAATATTAGAATTACGGCAAGCAGTACGAAAAGTTCAGGTATCCGAGGCAATAATTGATTACCTGTTAGCATTAGTACGCACTTCCCGACAGTTCCCAGATTTAGCTTTAGGTGCTTCCCCCCGTGCAGCAGGTGCATGGTTTTCCACAGCACAAGCAGCTGCATATCTCGCAGGAAGAGATTTTGTTACCCCTGACGATGTGAAAGCAGTTGCTGCACCTCTGTTACGTCACCGCTTTATTTTGAAACCTGAAGCAATGTTAGACGGAATTAATATTGATGGAGTGATTGCAGGGATTATGAATAAAGTTCCTGTACCCAGGTAA